The DNA segment CACCTTTGCCTTGCTGTTCGGGCGCCATTTTCGCCAACAGAGAGTCAACGTCGATATTCGGGCTGTGCAAACTGAAACGAACCTTAGCAATTTCATCCAATGTGACGGCAAGCTTACCGTCTAACTCCGTATCCAGTGCTTTGAAACTTTCGAGTACAAAATCTAAGTGACCCTTCGATACTTGATAGCTGATATCAGCAGCAAGATTAGATTCAAGCGGTGATACTGGAAGCGAGCTTCCCTCTAATGTGGTCGCAACTGTCAATGAGTCAATCGACATCGTCTCGATGGCTTTATCGACGATAACTTCGGCGTTTCCTGAGGTCTTTAACCCAAGCTCGGCGAACTGCCCAGCCACCTCGAAGGAGAGCGTATTCGCCTCATCAAAAGCGAAACGATCGAGCTTAAGGGATGCTCTTTCTAGCTTATTCACTTCGTCACTAAAAGAGGCATCAAGCACAATGTTTCTCAACTCATAGCGGGCAAAGTCTTTGCCTAACAAAAACTCTAAAGCTAAGTCAGCCGCAAAAACTTGTTGGTTGTTGCTGCCTTGAACATTCGCTTGAAGTGTTGCCCACTGTTCAAAATCAAACTGAGACAGGGTGACGTTAACATCCTGCAGTTGTGTCACTTGCTGCTGTTGTTGATCATTAATAGACAGTGAGGCATTAGAGATCGTCAAACCTGCTAGTGAAATAGCCCAGTCTTGTGCAGACTGCTCACTGGCTTGTGTATCGGTTGACTGAGTTTGAGGCTTTTCAGCTGACGAAGTTCCCTTTTGAGTTAACTGATCAAGGTTGGTGCTACCCTCTTTCAAGCGCTCAATATTCACCTTGGCACCATCGAGTAAAATATTACCTATTTCTAACTTTCGGTCGAGCAGCGGCATCACTGAAACCTCAACGCCCACACGATCAACGGCAAACAAGTTTGGCTCGCTAAAGCCCGCAGGGTTTTTCAGCTCAGTACGCCCAATAGACAGGCCCACCGATGGGAAGAATGTCCAGCCGAGATCACCTTCAATGACCAGCTCATAGCCAGTATTTTTCTGAATTTGCTCAACAATAAGAGGCTTAAATTGGTTCGGATTGACGAGAGTCACCAGAGCAATCACGGCACCAATCAAGACGACCACAATCACACCGAGGGCGATAAAGAGTTTTTTCATTAGCTGAGTCCTTGCTAGAACGAAAAAAGTGGCGCCTAAGCGCCACTTTCTTTTTTACTATTAGAGACTTGTCTCTACGGGCTTATATGCCCTAAGCATTACGCAAAACTAAGCTTTTAGCAACTTAGCAATGTGCGCTTTTAGTACGTCGATAGCGATACGGTTTTTACCGCCACGAGGTACGATGATGTCTGCGTACTGTTTTGAAGGCTCGATGAAGCGCATAAACATCGGACGAACGGTTTGCTGGTACTGCTCTAATACCGACTCCATCGTGCGCCCACGTTCTTCTACATCACGCTTCACGCGGCGCAGAAGACAGATATCTAGTGGTGTATCCATAAATACTGAAGCGTGCATAAGGTCACGTAGACGTGGGTCTGTTAATAGCAAAATACCTTCTAGGATGATCACTTTT comes from the Vibrio astriarenae genome and includes:
- a CDS encoding AsmA family protein translates to MKKLFIALGVIVVVLIGAVIALVTLVNPNQFKPLIVEQIQKNTGYELVIEGDLGWTFFPSVGLSIGRTELKNPAGFSEPNLFAVDRVGVEVSVMPLLDRKLEIGNILLDGAKVNIERLKEGSTNLDQLTQKGTSSAEKPQTQSTDTQASEQSAQDWAISLAGLTISNASLSINDQQQQQVTQLQDVNVTLSQFDFEQWATLQANVQGSNNQQVFAADLALEFLLGKDFARYELRNIVLDASFSDEVNKLERASLKLDRFAFDEANTLSFEVAGQFAELGLKTSGNAEVIVDKAIETMSIDSLTVATTLEGSSLPVSPLESNLAADISYQVSKGHLDFVLESFKALDTELDGKLAVTLDEIAKVRFSLHSPNIDVDSLLAKMAPEQQGKGEGSTSEDAQSSKSAKEQEPDLSVLKTLDVQGDVAIDKLKANNVKLDSVKTELKVNRGVAEITSLSANLYEGSIAANARLDANKAPASYTTKAAVKGVKVLPLLVDAADVDLLEGTGNIDMDLKGKSLTPTGIKQNLAGTVKINFADGAVHGINVAQLIRENYAKFTGKKIDGVDGPQKTDFSAMTATLKMNKGVVTTNDLAAQSPLLRVRGEGQANYLKETMDMTISTSVVGSLKGQGGSDIDELKDVTIPVRIHGSWAQPQFALVFDDLLKEKAQKEINRGLDKIKDEKTRKAVDGLLKGLFN